A region of the Haematobia irritans isolate KBUSLIRL chromosome 5, ASM5000362v1, whole genome shotgun sequence genome:
gaaggttggtactatataaaaataatatgcatttaataccagcgacgccatctatgtgtcaaccTGTTAAAACTTCCATAACTATGTACCCCTTACTGTTCTTacatatggaaatgcgggttaTCTCCCAATCCTATACCActcataccccacaaacaatgtttactaatacagtaggggtggtttagggtataatatagtcggcctcgcccgactttctactttactcacttgttatcataaaagtttgacaaaatttttctttggactTATAGGATGATCCAATGCTACGAAATAAGtccttacatttttaaattctagaaataagcaggcataattaaaattttgtttattttttttaattttaattatgtcAACAGATTCACAAATGTTTGTGGCTTAACATAAGAACGAAACCGATAATAAATGCATGGGGATTCTTTTCTCTATCGCGGTCAACCGTTTTTAAGGTTCGTAAGTAGTCCTTTATTAGTCAtgcatatattaaataaatttttgttttttcccctttatcatAATCTCTACATTCAGTGTTCAACGTTTATTGCGCATCTTTTCATGATATTAGTACAATTCAAACTGATGGATAATAGTGAATAATAAagtaaacaaatatatttttatacaatattaatgtgtgttttattacatatttagcaaaaacaagtatatacggccgcaagttcggccaggccgaatcttatgtacccaccaccatggattgcgtagaaacttctacgaaagactgtcgtccacaatcgaattacttgggttgtggtatcttaaaacttcttaacatcgttttctaaattttgagttagtccatacgtggtatatattagacaaaaaggtatgtatagataagtctacaaataatttcgaattgatatggacttttgcacggtacgtagagagctagaattttaatatgggggtcgcttatatgtgggctaaacatatacaattatgaacttgatatggaccaatttttgtgtgattggggatcgatttatctgagggccatatataactatagaccgatatggacctagttaggcatggttgttaacgaccatatactagcacaatgtaccaaatttcaagcagatcggatgaattttgcttctccaaaaggcaccggaggtcaaatgtggtgatcggtttatatgggagctatatataattatggactgataggaaccaattcctacatggttgttggataccatataaagggtgattcttttgaggttaggattttcatgcattagtatttgacagatcacgtgggatttcagacatggtgtcaaagagaaagatgctctgtatgctttgacatttcatcatgaatagacttactaacgagcaacgcttgcaaatcattgaattttattaccaaaatcagtggcagaaaatccgcttttttatcgacaaattttgttcagcgatgaggctcatttctggttgaatggctacgtaaataagcaaaattgccgcatttggagtgaagagcaaccagaagccgttcaagaactgcccatgcatcccgaaaaatgcactgtttggtgtggtttgtacgctggtggaatcattggaccgtattttttcaaagatgctgttggacgcaacgttacggtgaatggcgatcgctatcgttcgatgctaacaaactttttgttgccaaaaatggaagaactgaacttggttgacatgtggtttcaacaagatggcgctacatgccacacagctcgcgattctatggccattttgagggaaaacttcggagaacaattcatctcaagaaatggaccggtaagttggccaccaagatcatgcgatttgacgcctttagactattttttgtggggctacgtcaagtctaaagtctacagaaataagcaagcaactattccagctttggaagacaacatttccgaagaaattcgggctattccggccgaaatgctcgaaaaagttgcccaaaattggactttccgaatggaccacctaagacgcagccgcggtcaacatttaaatgaacttatcttcaaaaagtaaatgtcatggaccaatctaacgtttcaaataaagaaccgatgagattttgcaaattttatgcgtttttttaaaaaaaaaagttatcaagctcttaacaaatcaccctttattaacatcacgtaccaaattccaaccgaatgggaagaatttttctcttccaaagggctctggaggtcaaatctggggatcggtttatatggggcctatatataattatggaccgatatcgaccaatttttgcataggagtttgaggccatatattaacaccacgtaccaaattccaactgaatcaggtgaattttggtcttccaagaggttccggaggccaaatgtggtgatcggtttatatgggggttatatataattatgaaccgatgtggaccaatttttgcatggttgttagagaccatatactaacagcacgtaccaaatttcagccggatcggatgaaatttgcttctcttagaggcctcgcaagccaaatcgggggatcggtttatatgggggctatatataattatggaccgatgtgcaccaatttttgcatggttgttagagaccatatactaacaccatgtaccaaatttcagccggatcggatgaaatttgcttctcttagaggcctcgcaagccaaatcgggggatcggtttatatgggggctatatataattatggaccgatgtcgaccaatttgtgcattgttgttagagaccatatactaacaccatgtaccaaatttcagccggatcggatgaaatttgcttctcttagaggcctcgcaagccaaatcgggggatcggtttatatggggctatatataattatggaccgatgtggaccaatttttgcatggttgtaagagaccatatactgccaccatgcaccaaatttcagccggatcggatgaaatttgcctttcttaggggcctcgcaagccaaatcgggggatcggtttatatgggggctatatataattatggaccgatgtggaccaatttttgcatggttgttagagaccatatactactaccatgtaccaaatttcagccggatcggatgatatttcctTTTCTTAGATGCCTCgctagccaaattttggggtccgtttatatgggggctgtacgtaaaagtggaccgatatggcccatttgcaataccatccgacctacatcaataacaactacttgtgccaagtttcaagtcgatagcttgtttcgttcggaagttagcgtgatttcaacagacggacggacggacatgctcagatcgactcagaatttcaccacaacccagaatatatatactttatggggtcttagagcaatattttgatgtgttacaaacggaatgacaaagttaatataccccccatcctatggtggtgggtataaaaataataatggaatacttaataatataatttataaaaaaaactcaatgataagggatttcttttttatagactagtttgaacggcgttccacattgtagtggaactgctttgaaacactcagaaatgtcaccagcattactgatccaccgctgagaaactttttggtgtttggtcggaactgggattgaacccattgaATACAAGACGGGCATGTTAACGGTGCTATAAAATATATCAATTAGGTTaactttatttaatatttgctATGACTAAGTGCATATTCATGGAATAATCCATACGTAAATATATCTGCATAGATTGCTATAGTATGTATTTCAATCCAGGTAGACATGATGGGCTTGTCACGATTACATTGTTGCAAATGATTAGCAATTGGCTGGTGTAAAGTGATATTTAAAGGGATGTTATCCAGGAATATAGCCTCATAGTTGTGGCAGGATGcattgttgttaccacacacgtGTATGTATATCAAAATGGCTACCTCTGattaatacacgcaaagaaaatttccttaaaattgagtCAACCAATGCAAATGTTTACGCAAAGCATACAATATTTCATTCTTtacaaaaagtttcattttaatAACGAGAAAAAAACACACTAAACTTTGGAAagtctttcgtttttttttttattaagatgtgtaacaaaattttcttaatcctATGTATACGTTAGAAATTCCAGAAGCTGACAATATTAGAACTAAATAAAACTAATATATAAGCCTACTAAAAATTTATAAGGAATATTTTCATAGTAATTAAGCACATTTAACTATTGACTGGAATGGTACCATTGCCATAAGTTGATATTTTTCTGTCTAGTTCGTTGAATTGGATCATTATAATAATGTAGCTCATTATGGATGATAAAAGCTGAAAAATAGATTAAaagaatagaaaaacaaaaaattgttattagCGATGACATAAACAAACCAGAAAGGATGAAGATCCTCGATGGGAgctataaacacaaaaaaaactatttccctacacaaaaaaaaaaaatctgattctatcacgaaattaattgatccaattaattttttaattgaaatgtcttcaatcacagaaatgatagtataaattaattaaaatttattgaaagtcaattaaaaaataatttatccaattaaacaattatttgatactattaatttttgtgattgatttttatttcaattaaaaaatttgttgaatcaattacatttttaattgaatattttttttgattttttttctgtgcagagaACGAGATTTTAGACAAAAGAATTCCCCCCTGTGAAGTATTTTCTTTTGACCCAACTTAATGATTGTCGattgtatttaaataaaaaacaagtatatatggccgtaagttcggccaggccgaatcttatgtaccctccaccatggatagcgtagaaacttcaactaaagactgtcatccacaatcgaattacttgggttgcggtaacacttgccgatggcaaggtatcttaaaacttcctaacaccgttttctaaattgtgagttagtccatacgtggtatatattagacacaaaAAGGTAGGTgtgggtaagtctacaaataattacgaatcgatatggactttagcacggtacgtagggagccagaattgaattatggggttagcttatatgggggctatatacaattatgaacttgatatggaccaatttttgtgtgattggggatcaatttatgtgagggctgtatataattatagaccgatatggacttagttaggcatggttgttaacggccatatactagcacaatgtaccaaatttaaactgactcggatgaaatttgctcctccaagatgctccaaaaccaaatctcgcgatcggtttatatgggggctatatatgattatggactgatatggaccacttttggcatggttgttaaatatcatatactaccaacacgtatcaaatttcaaccagttcggatgaattttgcttctccaaaaggcaccggaggtcaaatctggggatcggtttatatgggggctatatatgattatggaccgatttcgagcaatttttgcatgggtgtttgatgccatatattaacaccatgtaccaaatttcagccggatcggatgaaatttgctcctcctagaggctccgaaagccaaatctggcgatcggtttatatgggggctatatataattatggaccgatgtggaccaatttttccatggttgttagagaccatatactaaaaccatgtaccaaatttcaaccggatcgaatgaaatttgcttctcttagagggtctgcaagccaaatctgagggttcgtttatatgggggctatacgtaaaagtggaccgatatggcccatttgcaataccatccgacctacatcaataacaactacttgtgccaagtttcaagtcgatagcttgtttcgttcggaagttagcgtgatttcaacagacggacggacgcacggacggacatgctcagatcgactcagaatttcaccacgacccggaatatgtatactttgtggggtcttagagcaatatttcgatgtgttacaaacggaatgacaaagttaatatacccccatcttatggtggagggtataaaaaaacaagtaaataaaatcaaaagtatTTGAGATATGTGtcgccagatatcggctatatagattttctttaaaatttatgttttgggtACTTTATGCTAGCAAACAAACTTTAATCCATTCGTTTCtccttcttcatgtgctataaaAGTCATTTAAGTACGTGTTAATGTGGAAAAAAACATGTGGTTTTTCATATCGATTTTTTGCAATGACAGGAAACGACACTATATGTTTCGAAAATCCTTTTCGGGAATATGTTATAAGATTGTCGCTtggatattttttccaaaacaatatttgaccgaaataataaataatttaattaactttataaaaaaatttaattaacttcataaataatttaatttaataaataatttatatgtaTGTTTACTTACCTTAAAAATTGTTCTACTATTCATTGCAAACATCCCCATAGCATTCAATATTGGTTTCTGTTGTAAATGCTTCCACatgattttatttatctaggATAGACATAATCATTGAATCAATGAATACATTTAGAGACATTTTAATATGAATTGAAAATCtgtaaaa
Encoded here:
- the LOC142237878 gene encoding gustatory and pheromone receptor 39a-like, whose product is MKCNMINKIMWKHLQQKPILNAMGMFAMNSRTIFKLLSSIMSYIIIMIQFNELDRKISTYGNGTIPVNS